One window from the genome of Chionomys nivalis chromosome 14, mChiNiv1.1, whole genome shotgun sequence encodes:
- the Ccdc112 gene encoding coiled-coil domain-containing protein 112 isoform X2, with the protein MAALTTVVVAAAATAVAGAVAGAGAPAGTGVGAAPTPQQNDGSFSTSGGIRPSQLQNWKQKVSRMKRAEFIRTAEKLKNQVIVIEKDKHSHFYNQRGDFRTEHSMLEELENKLINSRKIERAKIQQQLAKIHNNVKKLQHQLKDVKPTPDFVEKLREMMEEIENAINTFKEEQRLIYEELIQEEKTTNNELNAISRRIDSWALGNSETEKAFRALSSKVPVDRVAPSTLPEEVVEFEKFLQQTGGRQGGWDDFDHQNFVKVRSKHKGKLAFIKEAAEHLPGRTLREVEQHEKWYQKFLALEERKKESIQNWKTKKQQKKEEILKLKEKVDSTPMPSHSKPEDNQKQKEEQRKKQKLAIEAWKKQKSIEMSMKHASQLREEEERERKQQKERQRQFKLKLLLERYTQQKKEQEEFLRLEKEIKEKAEKAEKRKTAADEISRFQERDLHKLELKILDRQSKEEEKAEKQRRLAKLKEKGHSKLATRNLEGL; encoded by the exons AATGATGGCAGCTTTAGTACTTCTGGTGGAATTCGTCCTTCTCAGCTTCAGAACTGGAAGCAGAAAGTTAGTCGGATGAAGAGAGCAGAATTCATACGCAcagcagaaaaattaaagaatca AGTTATTGTTatagaaaaagataaacacaGTCATTTCTACAACCAAAGAGGGGACTTCAGAACTGAGCACAGCATGCTGGAAGAACTGGAGAACAAACTGATAAACAGCAGGAAGATAGAGA GAGCAAAGATCCAGCAACAATTGGCCAAAATACATAACAATGTGAAGAAACTTCAGCACCAGCTGAAAGACGTGAAGCCCACGCCTGACT TTGTTGAAAAGCTCAGAGAAATGATGGAAGAAATTGAAAATGCAATCAATACTTTTAAAGAAGAACAGAGACTGAT atATGAAGAGCTTATTCAAGAAGAGAAAACAACTAATAATGAGCTGAATGCCATCTCCAGGAGAATTGACTCCTGGGCTTTGGGAAattcagaaacagagaaagcttTCAGAGCGCTCTCGAGCAAAGTCCCCGTAGACAGAGTGGCACCAAGTACTCTGCCAGAAGAAGTTGTGGAGTTTGAAAAATTCCTTCAGCAAACAGGAGGGCGACAGGGGGGCTGGGACGACTTTGACCACCAGAACTTTGTGAAAGTGAGGAGCAAACATAAGGGGAAGCTGGCGTTCATCAAGGAGGCTGCGGAACACCTTCCAGGAAGAACGCTGCGTGAAGTGGAGCAGCACGAGAAGTGGTATCAGAAGTTCCTGGCtctagaggagagaaaaaaagag TCTATTCAAAattggaaaaccaaaaagcagcaaaagaaagaggaaatactCAAGCTAAAAGAAAAGGTAGACAGCACACCTATGCCTTCTCATAGCAAACCAGAAGATAaccagaagcagaaagaggaacagaggaagaagcagaaactggCAATTGAAGCTTGGAAAAAGCAGAAAAGTATAGAGATGTCAATGAAGCATGCTTCCCAGctcagagaagaagaggagagagagaggaagcagcagAAAGAGCGCCAGCGGCAGTTTAAGTTAAAACTGCTCCTAGAACGTTACACCCAGcaaaagaaagagcaggaggAGTTCCTGAGACTTGAGAAGGAGataaaggaaaaggcagaaaaggcagaaaaaaggaaaactgcaGCTGATGAGATTTCCAGGTTCCAAGAAAGA GATTTGCATAAACTTGAATTGAAAATTCTAGATAGACAgtcaaaagaagaggaaaaggcagaaaagcaAAGGCGACTGgccaaattaaaagaaaag gGCCATTCCAAGCTGGCGACAAGGAATCTAGAGGGACTATGA
- the Ccdc112 gene encoding coiled-coil domain-containing protein 112 isoform X1, whose translation MAALTTVVVAAAATAVAGAVAGAGAPAGTGVGAAPTPQQNDGSFSTSGGIRPSQLQNWKQKVSRMKRAEFIRTAEKLKNQVIVIEKDKHSHFYNQRGDFRTEHSMLEELENKLINSRKIERAKIQQQLAKIHNNVKKLQHQLKDVKPTPDFVEKLREMMEEIENAINTFKEEQRLIYEELIQEEKTTNNELNAISRRIDSWALGNSETEKAFRALSSKVPVDRVAPSTLPEEVVEFEKFLQQTGGRQGGWDDFDHQNFVKVRSKHKGKLAFIKEAAEHLPGRTLREVEQHEKWYQKFLALEERKKESIQNWKTKKQQKKEEILKLKEKVDSTPMPSHSKPEDNQKQKEEQRKKQKLAIEAWKKQKSIEMSMKHASQLREEEERERKQQKERQRQFKLKLLLERYTQQKKEQEEFLRLEKEIKEKAEKAEKRKTAADEISRFQERDLHKLELKILDRQSKEEEKAEKQRRLAKLKEKVENNVSRDPSRLYKPTKGWEERTKKIGPSGSEPLLHIPHRAIPSWRQGI comes from the exons AATGATGGCAGCTTTAGTACTTCTGGTGGAATTCGTCCTTCTCAGCTTCAGAACTGGAAGCAGAAAGTTAGTCGGATGAAGAGAGCAGAATTCATACGCAcagcagaaaaattaaagaatca AGTTATTGTTatagaaaaagataaacacaGTCATTTCTACAACCAAAGAGGGGACTTCAGAACTGAGCACAGCATGCTGGAAGAACTGGAGAACAAACTGATAAACAGCAGGAAGATAGAGA GAGCAAAGATCCAGCAACAATTGGCCAAAATACATAACAATGTGAAGAAACTTCAGCACCAGCTGAAAGACGTGAAGCCCACGCCTGACT TTGTTGAAAAGCTCAGAGAAATGATGGAAGAAATTGAAAATGCAATCAATACTTTTAAAGAAGAACAGAGACTGAT atATGAAGAGCTTATTCAAGAAGAGAAAACAACTAATAATGAGCTGAATGCCATCTCCAGGAGAATTGACTCCTGGGCTTTGGGAAattcagaaacagagaaagcttTCAGAGCGCTCTCGAGCAAAGTCCCCGTAGACAGAGTGGCACCAAGTACTCTGCCAGAAGAAGTTGTGGAGTTTGAAAAATTCCTTCAGCAAACAGGAGGGCGACAGGGGGGCTGGGACGACTTTGACCACCAGAACTTTGTGAAAGTGAGGAGCAAACATAAGGGGAAGCTGGCGTTCATCAAGGAGGCTGCGGAACACCTTCCAGGAAGAACGCTGCGTGAAGTGGAGCAGCACGAGAAGTGGTATCAGAAGTTCCTGGCtctagaggagagaaaaaaagag TCTATTCAAAattggaaaaccaaaaagcagcaaaagaaagaggaaatactCAAGCTAAAAGAAAAGGTAGACAGCACACCTATGCCTTCTCATAGCAAACCAGAAGATAaccagaagcagaaagaggaacagaggaagaagcagaaactggCAATTGAAGCTTGGAAAAAGCAGAAAAGTATAGAGATGTCAATGAAGCATGCTTCCCAGctcagagaagaagaggagagagagaggaagcagcagAAAGAGCGCCAGCGGCAGTTTAAGTTAAAACTGCTCCTAGAACGTTACACCCAGcaaaagaaagagcaggaggAGTTCCTGAGACTTGAGAAGGAGataaaggaaaaggcagaaaaggcagaaaaaaggaaaactgcaGCTGATGAGATTTCCAGGTTCCAAGAAAGA GATTTGCATAAACTTGAATTGAAAATTCTAGATAGACAgtcaaaagaagaggaaaaggcagaaaagcaAAGGCGACTGgccaaattaaaagaaaag GTTGAAAATAATGTCAGTAGAGATCCCTCTAGGCTTTATAAACCTACCAAAGGCTGGGAAGAACGAACCAAAAAGATAGGCCCATCAGgctctgagccacttctccataTCCCACACAG gGCCATTCCAAGCTGGCGACAAGGAATCTAG